The DNA sequence GGTCACCGACGACCCGCAGGCCGTACTCGACCTCGAACGGTCCTGCCCGCCCGATGACGTCACCGCGGTCGGGCTGACGCGCCTGGCCGCCCGGTTCGTGCTGATCGACGTCGACGACAGTCCCGTCGCCGGGGCGGGGTTCGACATCGGCGGTGGGATCCTCGCCGAGCTCGGCGTGCTGACGGCACTGCGATCGAGGCGGTCCGGGCACGGGCTGCGGATCGCGGCGCTGGCCACCAATGCCGCCCTGGACGAGGGGCTGGTCCCGCAGTGGAGCCTCCAGGAGGGTCACGCGGCGGCCGCCGCGATCGGTCACAGGCTGGGCTTCCGCCCGTTCGGCCGCTGGGCCGGCGTGCTGCTGCCCAGTGGTTGACGACCTCTCCGTGCGCTCGGCGGGTGCCGTCGGTCAGTCCAGGGCGAATGACCCGGTGACGATCTCGCCGGCCGGCTGATAGGTCCCGATCATCACTCCGGTGGTGGAGACCACGCTGTCGACGAGCTTCAGTGCGGCGGGGATGGTGCCGTCGGAGAACAGGCGCTTGCCCGACCCGATGACGACCGGGAAGACCCACAGCCGATACTGGTCGACCAGGTGGTGACGCAGCAGGGTCTGGATCAGGTGGCCGCTGCCGTGCACCTGCAGCTCCGGTCCGTCCTCCTGCTTGAGCTTGGCGATGCCCTCCGCCGCATCTCCCTCGATCAGCACCGAGTTGCTCCACTCCAGGGTGGGACGACTCCGGGACGCGACGTACTTGATGGCGTCGTTCAAGGGCTTCGCGCCCTCTTCCTCGGTGGCCCGCGGCCAGTGGGCGGCGAAGATGTCGTAGGTCCGGCGACCGAGCACCAGGGAGAACGGCGTGCTCATCGCCCTGCCCATCACCTCACCCATCAGCTCGTCCCAGTAGTTCACCGACCACCCGCCGTAGGCGAAGCCGGCGTCGTCGTCCTCTCCCGGCCCTCCGGGGGCCTGCATGACCCCGTCGAGGGTGAGGAAGGTGCTGACGACCAGTTTTCTCATTGTTCCTGTCCTTTCGATCGGATCCGAGGCCTGCACTGGGCCCGCCGCACCATCAGACCGCCGGGCCGGGCAGAACTCATCGGCCCGCGGACAAGCCGGTCGGCTCCCACTCACTGCGCCGGGTGCGCGCCCAGGCGTACGCGTCGGCGAGGGCACGGTGGATCCATGGCTGCAGCGGAAGGCCGTCGAGCTGCTCGGGGGCGAACCAGCCGAGATCGAGAATGCCCTCGCCCGTCTCGAGGACGACGTCATGGTCGTCGAGTCGATCATGGGCGAGGCTGAGCCCGAACATGGTGCTGACGAAGGCGACCTGGTCCCCGTTGGAGTAGGTGACCCGGCAGTCCTGGCCACCGTAGACGCCGACGATGCCGAGCAGCTCGGCGTCCAGGTTGGTCTCCTCCTTGATCTCGCGGACCACAGCCTGTTGCGGAGACTCGTCGGGTTCGATGAGTCCACCGATGGTGGACCAGAGATCGTCGTGCTTGGCCAGCAGCAGATCCCCACGCTCGTTGACGATGGCCGCCGAGACGGACGGCAGCAGCAGCAGATCGTGGCCGAGCTTGGCCCGGACGTCGGCGATGTAGGGCGACAACGGCATGGCTCGAGGTTACTCGTCGCTCCTTCGACCGGCTTCCTCGACAGGCTCAGGACGCGTCAGGCCGCCGATCCATCGAAACCTCGACAGAACGCGACTTCTGCAGGTCCGAAGGCGCCGATTTGGGTGGAAAACTCGACAGAACGCGACTTCTGCAGGTCCGAAGGCGCCGATTTGGGTGGAAAACTCGACAGAACGCGACTTCTGCAGCCTGAAAAGTGGCGGATCTCCGGCAGAACTCGACAGAACGCGACTTCTTGACGTACGTCGTCGGCGATGCACCCGGTTCTGTGCCAACCTCCCGAGACCACTGGCGTTTACCGCCAACAGACGCCTCAGGCTCCTTCGACCCGCTCGGACAGGGTCAGGGAGCGCCCTTCGACGAGCTCAGCACAGCCTCAGGGCAACCCTTCGACAGGTACGCTGGGGAGGTGAGCAACCTACCCATCTCCTCGCCGTACCGGAGTACGCCAAGTGCGCCGGTGAGCGACGCGGAGCGCAACCAGTTGGGCTCACGGCTGAACACGGCGTTCACCGACGGCAAGCTGGAGGCCGACGACTACAAGTCGCGCCTCGACATCCTGTACGCGGCCAGGACGCTGGGTGAGCTGGTCCCGGTGGTGGAGGGGCTGCCGCCGCTGCAGACGTACACCGACCCGGCGATCGTCGCGTCGAATGGTGGCCAGCCCGGGGAGCTGACCGAAGCCCGCAGCGGCCACGGTCTGACCTTGGTGGCGGTCGGGGTGATCGCGGGCGTCGTCCTGCTGATCGCCATCCTGCTGCTCATCCTGCTCTGACGATCTTCGACAAGCCCAGCGTGCGTCAACGTCACCGTCGCTACACTCATCGCGTGCCACAGCCAGCCGTCGGACGTCAGGTCGCTGACTGATGTCGCAGCAGCACCCGCAGTGGGCCCGGCCCCAGTGGCCGGAGCAGAGTCGGCGCCGACGCCGGGTCCTGCCAGCCGTTCTGATCGCACTGTGGGCGGCCGTCGTTTTCGTCCTCTCCTTCGGCGCAGTGCTGATCTTCCAGCAGTACAACAGCACCCAGCTCGGCCAGCCTCAGGTGACGAGCCCCCCGTTGCCGCCCTCGAGCAGTCCCGCCGGACCGACCGATGAGCCGCGGGTGCCCACCCTGGCGCCGCCCCCGCCCACGTCGAGACCGACCCCCAGCCAGCCGCCGACCAGCAGTGCGACGAGCGCGGCGCCGACCGCCGCGAAGTCGACGAAACCTGCCACCACCACCAGGCCGCCCACCGCCAAGCCCAACAAACCCACCAAGCCCAGCAAGCCCGCCACCACGGCCGGCCCGGCGAA is a window from the Microlunatus panaciterrae genome containing:
- a CDS encoding GNAT family N-acetyltransferase: MDTHTEAIVRLAWAHRLGLDPDTLAPSGASRVHLVQAGAEALSVLRLGEQTVVVGPHWAVEAAARVDDRDLCRTSTLLRLTADHGARALAEVVLAYTDDYVQLSDLDAAVVTDDPQAVLDLERSCPPDDVTAVGLTRLAARFVLIDVDDSPVAGAGFDIGGGILAELGVLTALRSRRSGHGLRIAALATNAALDEGLVPQWSLQEGHAAAAAIGHRLGFRPFGRWAGVLLPSG
- a CDS encoding dihydrofolate reductase family protein encodes the protein MRKLVVSTFLTLDGVMQAPGGPGEDDDAGFAYGGWSVNYWDELMGEVMGRAMSTPFSLVLGRRTYDIFAAHWPRATEEEGAKPLNDAIKYVASRSRPTLEWSNSVLIEGDAAEGIAKLKQEDGPELQVHGSGHLIQTLLRHHLVDQYRLWVFPVVIGSGKRLFSDGTIPAALKLVDSVVSTTGVMIGTYQPAGEIVTGSFALD
- a CDS encoding NUDIX domain-containing protein; translation: MPLSPYIADVRAKLGHDLLLLPSVSAAIVNERGDLLLAKHDDLWSTIGGLIEPDESPQQAVVREIKEETNLDAELLGIVGVYGGQDCRVTYSNGDQVAFVSTMFGLSLAHDRLDDHDVVLETGEGILDLGWFAPEQLDGLPLQPWIHRALADAYAWARTRRSEWEPTGLSAGR
- a CDS encoding DUF1707 domain-containing protein; protein product: MSNLPISSPYRSTPSAPVSDAERNQLGSRLNTAFTDGKLEADDYKSRLDILYAARTLGELVPVVEGLPPLQTYTDPAIVASNGGQPGELTEARSGHGLTLVAVGVIAGVVLLIAILLLILL